The genomic window GCTTATTTTCCAGGAAAAAAGACGTGGCAGgggcatccatggagggaaaaaaAGTGGTAGAGGTCACAAAGGCCAAACACAACGTGGAAACCGTCCACGATTAGGATTTGAAGGTGGTCAGACTCCATTTTATATTGTTATTCCAAAATATGGATACAATAAAGGGCACAGGTTGGTGAATAAATACATCTATGTGTTAAGGTTGTTTTTTCCCAAATTTTAAGTCTTCATCAGAATGCCCTATTACCGAAAATACATATGTTTGCATGCAGATATTAGTAGATAGTAGATATTTGATTAATGGATGTTCGCTATCCATATGGAAGAGTAGAATGGATCTTAGACTAGATTTCTATTGTGACATCACAGATTGGGTATTTGAACCTGGATCCTTCTGAATTAGAGGTGAGAGTGCTACCAACTCTGTTCTCAGCTAATATATGGAAGTCTGGATATATGTGCTGTCTGTGCGGGCATGCATGTAGGTTCATATGTGTGGAGAGGCACACATTTCCATACATATAAGATCTTTATCCACATGTAAAAAATTGCATGAACTTCTTAAAGTATAAATATATCtggaaaacaaaccaaaatactGTGCATGTTTATATACATGCAGGTAGGCACATGGCTTTGGTGTTTGCAACGTGTGTACAGGTTATTGAGAATATTTGTATATGTGCATTTGTGTAGGAATTAGGTATAGATTTAACTATGTATATGTTTAGAACTAGACTACGCCTGACTGCGGGTGCAAAATGGTGTCAGTTATGGCACAGTTCTGCCATTTGAGTCTTTAGGAATTTAAACACACGCAAGTAGTCGTCACTTCATTCTATTTATTTTCTTATTGTTTTGTCTGCTGCTACTTTTCTTTCAGTCATTAAAGAGCTGTAAATAATTACTGGGTATTGTGACCTTATGGGACTTGCTATAGATGCAAGTTTTCTATACGTGTACATCTCTGTGTTCATGAATATCTAATTCTTTCTAATCAGGTATGTATATATAATACACATGACACTGAAAGACAAGATTTTATTCCCATGGGGAAGCATCATGCAGAATTCTGTTAATTTATAATATTTGCACTAAAGGaaatttttttttctgatttctttTCTCAGTAATCGGCGGCAATACCAGCCACTAAGTTTGATTCGACTCCAATATTTGATAGATCTCGGTAGAGTGGATCCATGTCAACCTATTGATCTGACCCAATTGGTAAATGCAAGAGGAGTTACAGTGCAGCCACTGAAACGAGACTATGGAATCCAGTTAGTAGAGGAGGTAATTGAAGCCAAACAGTGTTCCTTGTTAACCATGTAgggtaacagttttgttttgaaGGTAGGCTCTGCTGATTTCAATCCTTTATTCTGCCCCAGAATATTATATTTACGTGCAAGTAGAATCATAgagtactacaacacagaaacaggccctttggcccatctagtccatgtcgaccagatcttctgcctagtcccagttAATTGCACCCAGCTCatatccctcccctcctctccatatatagtggcatgcaaaagtttgggcaaaatttcttttactgtgaatagttaagtgagtagaagatgaactgatctccaaaagtcataaagttaaagatgaaacattcttttcaaaatTTTAAGAAAGATTAGTGTATTACTTTTGTTCTGTACAGTTTTAGactggaaaaaaggaaaggagcaatgTGCAAAAGTTTGGGTTCCCcaggagattggagctctcagataactttcacCAAGGTTTCAGACATTTATTACCTTGTTatggctatggcttgttcacagtcatcatcaGGAAAAgcaaggtgatgcaaatttcagagctttataaataccctgtctCCTCAAACCTAGCCCCAACAATcaacagccatgggctcctctaagcagctgcctaacactttgaaaattaaaataaatgatgcccacaaaggaggagaaagctctaagaagatagcaaagcattttcaggtagccgtttccttagTTCGTAATGTTATTAAAAAAtgacagttaacaggaatggtggaggtcaagctgaggtctggaagaccaagaaaactttccgagagaactgctcgtaggattgctagaaatcGAAACCCCCGCTGggctgcaaaagaccttcaggaagatttagcagactctggagtggtggtgcactgttctactgtgcagcaactcctgcacaaatatgaccttcgcggaagagtcatcagaagaaaacctttcctgcatcctcaccgcaaaattcagcgtcagacatttgcaaaggaacatctaaacaagcctgatgaattttaaaacaagtcctgtggactgatgaagttaaaatagaacgttttggccgcaatgagcaaaggtatgtttggagaaaaagtggtgcagaatttcatgaaaagaacacctctccaactgttaagcacgttggtggatcaatcatgctttgggcttgtggtACAGCCGCTGGcactgggaacatttcactggtagaaggaagaatgaattcaattaaataccagcaaattctggaagcaaacatcataccatctgtaaaaaagctgaagatgaaaagagaatggcttctacaacaggataatgatcctaaacacacctcaaaatccacaatggactacctcaagaggtgcaagctgaaggttttgccatggcccttacagtcccctgacctaaacatcatcgaaaatctggaTAGACCTTAAAAGAGCAGTGCATACaggacggcccaagaatctcacagaactagaagccttttgcaaggaagaatgggcgaaaatcccctaaacaagaattgaaaaactcttagctggctacagaaagtgtttacaagctgtgatacttgccaaaaggggtgttactaagcactgaccatgcagggttcccaacttttgcttcgggcccttttccttttttgttattttgaaacagtaaaagatggaaataaaaaagtaatcttgtttaaaatattaaagaaatctgtcatctttaactttatgccttttggaaatcaggtcatcttttactcacagctattcacagtaacagaaattttgaccaggggtgcccaaacttttgcatgccactgtatcaatccaaacgtctcttaaatgaTACCATTGAACCTGCATGTACCTTTTCCACAGACAGCTCACTGCATATTTGTACCCCTCTCTGAGTTAAGAACATCCCCCTCAGATACCCCTTAAATATTCCACCTTTCACtataaacctatgacctctagttttagtctcagaCAGCCTGAGGCAAAAAAATCCTATTTATATCCCTGATAATATTGTGTACCTCTAAAAGATCTCCCCACATTCGCCTGCACTCTAGGGAGCAAAGTCCTAACTGAATTAATCTATCCCTGTAGTCCAGGTCCTTaagccccagcaacatccttgtaagttttctctgcactcttattgatatatttcttGTAAGTATGGTGCTCAGTATTCTTTAGAGTACTGCAGGTCTTCCCCATCAGCAAGCTTCTTATTGCTGGAGAAGCTGGTCTTAGTGTGGGCTGTGTTACTACCTGTTACAGGAGGAAATCAGAGTCAGTGGGAAAGGAGGTCTAACAGCAAGTGATTGTCTTAGGTGTTTCTCTTGCGATCGcatgaccctgttggacattggcaaGTGTACTTCCCTTGTTTATTGGCGAGGTAAGCAGCAGTGGAGCTACATGGTCTCAGTTGcagcgaggactaggcctcaagccatggGCTTGCCTGTTGCAACTGTTCAGGAGAGGAGATGCCAGTTGCGGTGTAATGCAGCATCCACGCTGAGTTAGGGGACTGGCCCCTTCTGTcgatgctgccctccagtgttcgatcAGTAgaatgacaagctggattgtgtgCATGCGTGTATGCATCTGTGTGCGTACTGCTGTTTGTTCTTGTCAATAACACCCATCCACTGTGAATTTATAGGACATATCACTCAGGATCTTTGGCTATTTGTTTTTTGAGTGACTATCTTTACTTAAGTGTGCTGTAAGtcccttgtgctgtgtatgagtgtttttcaccttggccccagaggaatgctgtttcgtttggctatattcatgggtTTTTGTGTATAGTTGAAAgagaattgaacttgaacttgaattatgGATCATATTCCCAGTTCCTTTTGTTCTAACAATCATCTCAGTAGTAGGAGAGAAATCTGCCACATTGATCCTTAATTTCATTAAGTGATGTTTGTATTAGGAATTCTTCAAATCTTTTCTTAATTGCAAATGACTGCAATTCGGTTGATGTATCTCATAGACAAGTTACTTACTCATTAGCAGCAAGGCTTTAATCTAGAAGGAATACAACTGCTTAAAATCTGAAACATAAGCAGAAAAGAATGGATAGAGCTGCAGTTTTCCACTTACATCTGCCCCCACTTTTCCTTAGTTGTTTCTAAGCAATCTCCAGACTAGCTGTTTTATCCTACTGCCCTCTCTCCCATTTCTGAAGCCGCCTTTCATTTTTCCATGCATCATTTTTTTCTCCGTTCCCAACTCTTCGATCTCTAGTACCCCTCTCCCATTAcccttctcctttcccctttCAATTTTGTAGTAATTTTAACTGAATGTTAGATGAACTACTTAAGccataaataaaataatatatataaaaactctTTAAAAATTAAAAGTCAAACAATTTTAAAATGTCCTTCTAGCTTCACAAATCCAAATATTCTCCTAGCTCTACAACCCCTGAAACCCACTCATCTCACTGCCATCTAGAGCTAGGAGAACATTCAGGTTTGTGAATCCAGAAAGTTTAGAATTATTTGACTTTTAACTTTTAAAATGTAGGCATGGCATTAATGAATGAAATATTTGGGTTAGAAATGGAAAGTAAAATTTTTGATGAGCAGAAGTCCAACTTACAGAAAGAGCAGAGGCTGGTCAGGTGAAAGTTGGAATAGTGTTTTTGAGGTGGCAAATCCTTAGCTGAGAATATCAACAATAGATTTAGTGCAAAGCACTTGAGGCTGGCTGAATTCTGAAACTAAGCATTACAATTCAGCAGTAGGCCTTGCAGTACTTTTTCCATATCAGTggctttatttttcttttgtcctaCTTAACCCAGGTAAAGGCTATAGTAAAGGAGAAAAGATAGCTGCAGTTCATTTGAATAGTTATTTTTCTGACTGCCATTAGATGGAAGCAAAAGCATACAATTTATGAGCTAGTAAAGCAAATCTTCCAGAAGAAAACAATGTAGGTATAGTTGAGGAAATCTTTGTTCATTCAGATGGGTGGTCTTTGTAAAAACTACTATAAAATAAAACCCAGATTCAATAATTAATTGCTTTTGTGAATGTAATATGACAGGAGTAATcagctgtattttttttaattctagGGTGCTGACAACTTTGCAGCAAAAGTAAACATTGAAGTCCAGTGGGCATCAGAACTTGCTATAGCTGCCGTTGAAAAGAATGGTGGAGTTATAACTACTGGATTCTATGATCCACGAAGTTTAGGTAAGCACTGTTTTGATGGATTGTTAAAAATCAACCAGAATCTCTTGCATATCTTTAGAGTGGTTTAAAATCAATTTCTTATTTTGCATTTTTTATGTTGCTGGTGCTTTGACCTAGAGATCGGTATTGAtagtggtttattattgccatgtACCGATATACAGAGAAAAGCTAGCTCTACATgctgttcatacaaatcaaatcattgcacagtgtaTTCAAGTAGAAcagtataaagaaaaaaataatgcgGAATAAACTAACAGCTACAGAGCAAGTGCAAAAGTATAATGAGGTAGcccgtgaggtcaagagtccgtcTTATCATATTAGGAAACCATGAATCTTAAATTAGTGggctagaagctgtccttgagcctagttgTACATGTTTACAGGCTTTGGAAATTTCTGCCCAatggaggtggtggggggggtgtgggggttggaatagagaatgtccagggtggattGGGTGTCTCTTTGATTATGCCAActcttttaatgaggcagcaATAAGTACAGAGTccattgttatgaatgtaccacagctctgaggggctgaatggtgcggggtagccccctcttttgtgagaatcgcaagatcactattgatttaggtcaggagacccaggaaatgagagagagacgtgcggaatgtctcccccctccccccccccccggcgatatgaagctatgggaaacggccattgtctcttggagacggacttgtgtattacaatactgtgctacgtggaagccctcaagcaaagtgggctggttgagggagagattgcctcaccccaacctgattgacatctgagaccctgtgagtcaggataaaagagggtctgtggcaacagccccttcagacgcaccagaagaaacactagcgatcccgtaatagcggaagctggTGGGGAGGCtatgtgcgttcggttccatttgccccggaaccggtgccctttaccacggaaaaacggcttttagctaacaacggggaaaccaactcccaaggactctcgaaggattggcatcataaaaggactgggcaagtttaacccgtctttctctcaaaccaaaacgctgcagcttgaacgagcTAACGGTgacctttatatttccatcggacaatacattatcccctagacaacaatagagctatttcttattgattattattataccagcgcttttagatttagtattgatgacgtatattatctgtatgtttgcattgatattatttttgtgtatctttatcaataaatactgttaaaaatagtactatcagacctctctatctttgctggtaagtgacccagttacggggttcgtaacaccatAAGGTGTGGCTGTTTTTTGTCATGTGCTGAACTGTCCCACAGCTCTGTGGGTTTTTTTTGCAACCATTTGCCATACCTAGCCGTTATGCATCCAGATAAGCTGCTGATCAATTCTGGTGTTTTAATCCAAGGCTCTACTAGAAGTCAAGAAAGAGTGCATGGTTCCTTCATGGTCATTTTTATTAAGAGTTGATAGAATAGAAAAAAGCTGAACAGACATTGACAGGGAAAACTAAGATTAAAGATGGTGCTGCTTTATGTTTAGCTGTTTTATACTTAGAAATAAGGAAAGTATCTATTCTAATCTATAGATAAAAACTAACCAGTTGGAAAACTTATTCAAAACTGTGGTACCAAGTTAATCAATGAGAAAACACTTAACTCATTTAATGCAGAACAAAGAAgcttccagagctttccagaattATATTTTCTATAACCTCTGGAGACATATTAAACTGCTATGTGCTTACTATAGCCACTAGGAACCATAGTAAGCCTTTACCTGTATACTGTAATTATGTAAAATACAAGTAGATAATTATTTGTTAAACAGCAAAGAAAATAACTGTCAGTCTAATCTAAGAACTAAACAGTTGGATCCAGCAGGGCTTTCAGTGTGCATCAATAACAATCGATAAGGGTTGATGGGATGTGTCAAATTTCTgaagcctcctgaggaagttgaggcataagtgagctttcttggctgcaGTTTTATCTGCTTAGTCCAGGACAGACAATTGGTAATGTTCTGTCCTTGGAACTTAAAGCTCTCAACCCGCTCATCCTCATCACcgttctgaagtcaatgacaagCTCTtttattttaacaacattaaggGAAAGGTTGCTGTCATGACATCATGTCACTACGCTCCCTATCTTTTTCCTGTACTTTGATTCATGGTTATTTGAGATATGAGCCACcatggtggtgtcatctgcaaactttgatgGAGCTAGAGCAGAATCTGGTCATGTAGAGTATACAAGGAAAAGAGAATTGGGCCAAGGACACAACCTGTGGTGGGGCACCAGAATCTAGAATAATAGTGGCAGATTTCACTGTACCTAATTTTCAGGTGTTAAACAGACTGTTAATTGTGAATTACTGTAGCATAGAAGcatgtacaggtagtccccgagttacgaacgtctgacttacggacaactcgtacttacgaaccgaggaaggagaacactgtccgccattttaagtcgttgctgttgacactgtgttgagtgtgtaactttgtatttggcttaaattttccttagcaagattcaccctgaccccgtcCCTGCATTTCGtttggctggtggcacagtgagatcagcgccaggctggagaacggagattcccgagttcaatccagtgacagactgctcccgtgccAGGTTAatatcgatccagtgactcctgtaccatccgtgccaggttgatgttgagctcgcaactcgacctcgttaaaaaaaaacgcttgccacctccagtttaaatttccacgcagaatattgtggaggatcaaacacccaaacccagcacagcccccacttgtcccatttaacctgtctcagtgtggtagaGTTTAGGACCCgaggaattcagtgcggtggtccttaggacccagcggacctcgggagctggcACAGCTCGGGACCAGCCGCctgcagtgttcctgttcctttgacgggaagcgattgaaaataaagtggaaataataaagtgtttggaaagaggtgaaatgacatcggtcattggaaaagtgttaggctacagtcggtcaacgattagaacaattttgaaggataaagtgagaataatggatcatgtgaaaggccctgccccgatgaaagctgcaattattactaagcaacgcaatggtttaattattggaatacatacgtttcttaagtgcaTAGAAGtgcatatgcatagaaaggtaaaatatatactatacactaagacagatgtttgactaactgacgctaaataatgccGGATGTGCTTGTTCCGACTGGCGTACAAATCCGACATAAAGACGGACTCAGGtacggaactcgttcgtaacccagGAACTGCCTGTACTCATTACAACATAAAAGTGTGCCACTGTTATAAGAGGCACATGCCGAAGATACTGGGGTCATTACATGTGTAATCAATGGTTGATTGTCTATGCAAAATTAAGTTATCCGGATGGCAAAGTGCAGGTAAagcagaagaaaaataaatatttctATTGCCTAACCAACAGTCCTTAAAGAATGGCCTCCTGTCTGCTACCATCCTCCTTGAGATTGCCTTGCTAATCAATTTCCTCCCTGATCAACTTCTCTTCCATTTGAAGCACCAAACCCAACTTCCCTGAAGCCAATTTAGTAGAGTTAAATTTCAGCTTCATTAGCATAAACTGAGTTAACCCTGTAAAATGGTATATAGTGGTTAGGTCTAATATATAATGTGACACCTCAGTTAAAATGTCCTGGTTATATTAGGCTTAAGTTACAATTTAAGTATTTAAACTGGTATGTATGAATTTACATTTTGAAtaaatcaaattacatatatcAGCATTCATTATTTTTTCTGCTTTCAAACAGATGTTTTATGCAAGCCGGTGCCTTTTTTTCTGAGAGGACAACCCATTCCAAAACGTATGCTTCCACCAGAAACGCTGGTTCCTTACTATTCAGATGCCCGAAATCGTGGTTATTTAGCAGATCCAGCAGAAGTTCAAAAGGAACGGATGGCACTTGCCAAGAAATATGGGTACATTTTACCAGATATAAGTAAAGATGTGATGTATAGCATGTTAACAATGCGCAAGGATCCCTTGCAAATTTTTTTTGGTCTTGCTCCTGGCTGGGTGGTTAACCTACCTGATAAGAAAATTTTAAAACCAACTGATGAAGAGTTATGTCGTTACTATCGATCTGAACTGTGAGTATTGATGTCATTGTAACTAGAAATATCATTGCTGATGTCTCATCTGTGTAAACCAAATAATGTATTAAAagaatttgttttatatttggtcGCTTCATTTCTGATTGTGCACTTATTAAACAGTTTATGGATATGGATCCTggggataaaaaaaaactcatttgACTTTAGTACTTGCCAATTTCTCTCCCTCTTATCTCATTCATTCTATTCTTTGTTGTAAATTTGCATTTGGTTCATCTTGAAATTCTTCTTGATTGATTTTTTTACTTTATAATGGTGTCTAGTTCTCTCTTCAAAGATGGCACCAGAAAGTGGTGACTCTTTGCCAGCAGCTCCAAAGGGAAATGTCAGATATTCCGGTTTAGTACTAATACAACTGAAACTTACCATAACAGCCAAGGGCAACATTGTTTCAAGATGTTCAAGAAATTCTCAAAAGTAGGTGGACCCCAGAGTGCACACTCAGATT from Hypanus sabinus isolate sHypSab1 chromosome 1, sHypSab1.hap1, whole genome shotgun sequence includes these protein-coding regions:
- the mrpl15 gene encoding large ribosomal subunit protein uL15m, which gives rise to MSWSGVRTGLELVRRLPRVSLANLRPNPGAKKREKRRGRGIHGGKKSGRGHKGQTQRGNRPRLGFEGGQTPFYIVIPKYGYNKGHSNRRQYQPLSLIRLQYLIDLGRVDPCQPIDLTQLVNARGVTVQPLKRDYGIQLVEEGADNFAAKVNIEVQWASELAIAAVEKNGGVITTGFYDPRSLDVLCKPVPFFLRGQPIPKRMLPPETLVPYYSDARNRGYLADPAEVQKERMALAKKYGYILPDISKDVMYSMLTMRKDPLQIFFGLAPGWVVNLPDKKILKPTDEELCRYYRSEL